The Aulosira sp. FACHB-615 genome has a segment encoding these proteins:
- a CDS encoding alkene reductase, whose amino-acid sequence MTNHQDLFSPIQLGDYTLPNRIVMAPMTRNRAGEGNAPTLLNATYYAQRATAGLIVTEGSQVSPQALGYPATPGIHSQAQITGWQGVTRAVHSAGGRIFLQLWHTGRISHPSLQADGGLPVAPSAIAPAGKAMTYTGDQPFVTPRSLDLDEIPGVVDQFRQGAKNALEAGFDGVEIHGAFGYLIDQFLQDGANQRSDRYGGSIENRARFLLEITEAVCSVWGSARVGVKLSPSNTFNDIHDSDPKSTFSYAIAALKNFNLGYLHLMEPTPADIRHGGKPIPVAEFRPLYPGVLIANGGYDKQKGNAAIANDNADLISFGALFLANPDLPKRFQLDAPLNQGDRNTYYGGDEKGYTDYPFLPS is encoded by the coding sequence ATGACTAACCATCAAGATTTATTCTCACCCATCCAGCTAGGTGATTACACATTACCCAACCGAATTGTTATGGCTCCCATGACGCGCAATCGGGCTGGGGAAGGCAATGCACCCACACTGCTAAATGCTACATACTACGCTCAACGTGCCACGGCTGGGTTGATTGTCACCGAAGGTTCGCAAGTATCACCCCAAGCTTTGGGTTATCCAGCTACACCAGGAATTCACTCTCAAGCACAAATTACAGGTTGGCAAGGGGTAACAAGAGCAGTACATAGTGCAGGTGGGAGAATCTTTTTGCAACTATGGCATACAGGACGCATTTCTCACCCTTCTTTACAAGCAGATGGCGGATTACCTGTAGCGCCATCTGCGATCGCACCTGCTGGTAAAGCTATGACTTATACTGGTGATCAACCCTTTGTTACACCTCGCTCCTTGGATTTAGATGAAATTCCTGGTGTGGTTGATCAATTCCGTCAAGGCGCGAAGAATGCCCTAGAAGCTGGTTTTGATGGTGTGGAAATTCACGGAGCCTTTGGGTATCTAATTGATCAGTTTTTACAAGATGGTGCTAATCAACGCAGCGATCGCTATGGTGGTTCCATTGAAAATCGGGCGCGGTTTCTGTTGGAAATCACAGAAGCAGTATGTAGCGTTTGGGGTTCAGCGCGGGTAGGAGTGAAACTATCACCCAGCAACACATTTAACGATATCCATGATTCTGATCCAAAATCAACATTCAGCTATGCGATCGCTGCCCTCAAGAACTTTAACTTAGGATATCTGCACTTGATGGAACCCACACCTGCCGATATTCGCCACGGCGGTAAACCAATTCCCGTTGCAGAATTTCGCCCTTTATATCCTGGGGTGTTGATAGCCAATGGTGGTTACGATAAACAAAAAGGTAATGCTGCGATCGCTAATGACAATGCAGACTTAATTTCCTTTGGTGCATTATTTCTCGCCAATCCCGACTTACCCAAACGTTTTCAGTTAGATGCACCCCTCAATCAAGGCGATCGTAATACCTACTATGGTGGTGATGAAAAAGGTTACACAGACTATCCTTTTTTACCCTCTTAG
- the murF gene encoding UDP-N-acetylmuramoyl-tripeptide--D-alanyl-D-alanine ligase, giving the protein MSWSSTLSQLLQVISAQSANLSETALTQVSIGVQTDTRILQPKEVFLALRGEKFDGHDFIPTAIAKGALAAIVDFDYENLEFPVLKVKNTLAAYQQIGRWWRDRFEIPVIGVTGSVGKTTTKELITAVLSTQGKVHKTFGNFNNEIGVPKTLLELNGEHDYAVIEMAMRGRGQIAELTHIARPTIGVITNVGTAHIELLGSEVAIAQAKCELLAEMPKDSVAILNYDSPLLIATAKKVWSGEVLTYGLSGGDIHGKLIDTETIEVAGIKLPLPLVGRHNATNFLAALAVAKVLGIDWSTLTEGVAVDMPTGRSQRYALPNDVVILDETYNAAPEAMLAALQLLADTPGNRKIAVLGAMKELGERSPQLHQKVGETVRNLHLDGLLVLVDGQDAAEIAHSAEGIPAECFTTHSDLVARLKTFIQPGDRILFKAAHSVGLDRVVNQLRTEFAAKC; this is encoded by the coding sequence ATGTCTTGGTCTTCTACCTTATCCCAACTGTTACAAGTGATTTCGGCTCAATCTGCTAATTTATCAGAGACGGCGTTAACTCAAGTTAGTATTGGTGTCCAAACAGATACTCGAATTCTTCAACCAAAAGAAGTATTTCTGGCTTTACGGGGTGAAAAGTTTGATGGTCATGATTTTATCCCCACTGCGATCGCCAAAGGCGCATTAGCCGCAATTGTCGATTTTGACTACGAAAATTTGGAATTTCCAGTTTTAAAAGTCAAAAACACCTTAGCAGCTTATCAACAAATTGGTCGATGGTGGCGCGATCGCTTTGAAATCCCAGTGATTGGGGTAACGGGTTCTGTGGGTAAAACGACAACCAAAGAATTAATCACGGCTGTTTTATCTACCCAAGGCAAAGTACATAAAACCTTCGGCAATTTTAATAATGAAATTGGTGTACCGAAAACTCTCTTAGAATTAAATGGCGAACATGATTATGCTGTGATTGAAATGGCGATGCGGGGTAGAGGGCAAATTGCCGAACTCACCCATATTGCTAGACCAACGATTGGGGTAATTACTAATGTTGGCACAGCCCATATTGAGTTATTGGGATCAGAAGTAGCGATCGCCCAGGCAAAATGTGAATTACTCGCCGAAATGCCAAAAGATAGCGTGGCAATTTTAAATTACGACAGTCCTTTATTAATTGCCACAGCCAAAAAAGTCTGGTCGGGTGAAGTTTTAACTTACGGTTTATCGGGCGGCGATATTCACGGTAAATTGATTGATACTGAAACTATAGAAGTCGCTGGGATAAAATTACCTCTGCCTTTAGTGGGTCGTCATAATGCGACGAATTTTTTAGCAGCTTTGGCTGTAGCTAAGGTGTTGGGGATTGATTGGTCTACTTTAACAGAAGGCGTGGCGGTGGATATGCCGACCGGGCGATCGCAACGTTATGCTCTGCCCAATGATGTTGTAATCTTAGATGAGACTTATAATGCTGCACCAGAAGCAATGTTAGCAGCGTTGCAATTATTGGCAGACACTCCCGGAAATCGCAAAATTGCCGTATTAGGTGCGATGAAAGAATTGGGAGAGCGATCGCCACAATTACACCAAAAAGTCGGTGAAACAGTCCGTAACTTGCATTTAGACGGTTTACTAGTGTTGGTAGATGGGCAAGATGCGGCAGAAATAGCCCACAGTGCCGAGGGTATTCCTGCCGAGTGCTTTACTACTCACAGCGATTTAGTCGCACGGCTCAAGACTTTCATTCAACCAGGCGATCGGATTTTATTTAAAGCCGCCCATTCGGTCGGCTTAGACCGGGTTGTTAATCAACTGCGAACAGAATTTGCTGCAAAGTGCTGA
- a CDS encoding iron uptake porin, with the protein MKSVGSAPVLLRSRRANSAMLKLMTLLLVSSMTVMANVTISSALPPIEASDIENFSEPNILEQVPTVSQFADVQPTDWAFVALRSLVEKYGIISGYPDGTYRGNRAMSRYEFVAGLNLALTQIHQLIAAGDTVSPEDLTLLQKLQTEFAAELTTLRSQVEQLEAQTTVLASQQFSTTTKLSTQVIIAGNAGGYTSDRIIAPRGAVITENQPNATIIYRVSLNFNTSFTGKDLLQVRLVTGSGSADDNTAGFLEPNLGSTLEFSIPGRNNQISLARLYYTFPLAQDLSLTLGPSITAPDFVDKNRYANLSFLDFSTQALVNNYVLFPRARGAGASLEWNPGAGALHLRGVYLAGDANNTLPENAQLFGGGRPQDIRLFPVGGGGATGGLFGDPYQGIIELEYSPSQSWALRLQYGGGRIFGSDFAAFGVNFDWALSNRLGVFGRYGYSSYSNTTVGDIHPNYWMAGLAFPNLFVNRAIAGIAIGQPLIENAVGNATQTNFEAFYNFPLTERIRITPLIQVITNPANQDANGTIISGTMRMVLSF; encoded by the coding sequence TTGAAATCCGTTGGTTCTGCGCCAGTTTTATTGAGATCACGTCGTGCTAATTCTGCAATGCTCAAACTTATGACGTTGTTACTAGTCAGCAGCATGACTGTGATGGCTAATGTAACCATTTCCTCTGCCTTACCGCCTATAGAAGCATCTGATATTGAGAATTTCTCAGAGCCGAATATTTTAGAGCAAGTCCCGACTGTTAGCCAATTCGCCGATGTACAACCTACAGACTGGGCTTTTGTGGCACTGCGATCGCTCGTTGAAAAATATGGCATCATTTCTGGTTATCCTGATGGAACATATCGAGGTAATCGGGCGATGAGTCGATATGAATTCGTTGCGGGTTTAAATCTTGCCCTCACACAAATTCATCAACTCATCGCGGCGGGTGATACCGTTTCCCCAGAAGACTTGACATTATTACAAAAACTCCAAACAGAATTTGCGGCAGAATTAACCACCTTGCGATCGCAAGTTGAGCAATTAGAAGCGCAAACAACTGTATTAGCATCCCAGCAGTTTTCTACAACCACAAAACTATCAACGCAAGTCATCATCGCTGGGAATGCAGGCGGATATACAAGCGATCGCATCATTGCCCCTAGAGGTGCTGTAATTACCGAAAATCAACCAAATGCCACCATAATCTACCGAGTTAGCCTCAATTTCAACACCAGTTTTACAGGTAAGGACTTATTACAAGTGCGGTTAGTAACTGGTAGCGGTAGTGCTGATGACAACACAGCAGGTTTTTTAGAACCAAATTTAGGAAGTACTCTAGAGTTCTCCATCCCTGGTAGAAATAACCAAATCAGCCTAGCGCGTCTTTATTACACTTTCCCCCTGGCTCAAGACTTGAGTTTAACCTTGGGGCCATCAATTACCGCCCCCGATTTTGTTGATAAAAATCGCTATGCCAACCTGAGTTTTCTGGATTTTTCTACTCAAGCCTTAGTGAATAACTATGTACTGTTTCCCAGAGCCAGAGGAGCAGGTGCGTCTCTGGAATGGAATCCAGGTGCAGGAGCTTTACATTTACGCGGAGTTTACCTAGCTGGCGATGCTAACAATACCCTACCAGAGAATGCCCAATTGTTTGGCGGTGGTAGACCACAAGACATTCGCCTGTTTCCCGTTGGGGGTGGTGGTGCGACAGGCGGTTTATTTGGCGATCCTTACCAGGGAATCATCGAATTAGAATATTCACCGAGTCAGAGTTGGGCGCTACGTCTGCAATATGGCGGGGGCAGAATTTTTGGCAGTGATTTTGCTGCTTTCGGAGTCAATTTTGACTGGGCATTGAGTAATCGCTTGGGTGTATTTGGTCGATATGGCTACAGTTCTTACAGTAATACCACTGTCGGCGATATTCACCCAAATTATTGGATGGCAGGGTTGGCTTTTCCTAATTTATTCGTGAACCGAGCCATAGCTGGCATTGCGATCGGTCAGCCATTAATTGAAAATGCTGTGGGTAATGCGACTCAAACTAATTTTGAAGCCTTTTATAATTTCCCCCTCACAGAGCGAATCCGCATCACTCCCTTAATCCAAGTCATTACCAACCCCGCCAATCAAGATGCCAACGGCACAATTATTAGCGGCACTATGCGAATGGTTTTATCGTTTTAA
- a CDS encoding response regulator transcription factor: MTDNHPIRILIVDDHPVVRQGLAAMIDRESDMTVVGQVCNGYQAVEIFPQLQPDVTLMDLRMPEMDGVAAITTICREFANANIIVLTTYDGDEDIYRGLKAGAKGYLLKDAEPDELLLAIRIVNTGQKYIPTSVGAKLAERVGILQLSSRELEVIRLMSTGKTNQEIAAVLQISEGTVKYHVNHILSKLGVSDRIQAVITALKRGIVTLH; the protein is encoded by the coding sequence ATGACTGACAACCACCCCATCCGCATCTTGATAGTTGACGATCATCCCGTCGTGCGTCAAGGTTTAGCCGCCATGATTGACCGCGAATCAGATATGACAGTTGTCGGACAAGTTTGTAATGGATATCAAGCAGTAGAAATATTTCCCCAACTGCAACCTGATGTTACTTTAATGGATTTGCGAATGCCAGAAATGGACGGCGTTGCAGCGATTACCACTATTTGTCGGGAATTTGCTAATGCTAACATTATTGTCCTCACTACCTACGACGGCGACGAAGATATTTATCGTGGCTTGAAAGCTGGGGCGAAGGGTTATTTACTCAAAGATGCCGAACCAGATGAATTACTCTTAGCAATTCGCATCGTCAACACCGGACAAAAATACATTCCCACATCCGTCGGCGCTAAATTAGCCGAACGAGTAGGAATATTGCAACTCAGCAGTCGAGAACTCGAAGTGATTCGGTTGATGTCCACAGGGAAAACCAACCAAGAAATTGCAGCAGTATTGCAAATTTCCGAAGGCACTGTCAAATATCACGTTAATCATATTCTCAGCAAACTTGGCGTAAGCGATCGCATCCAAGCCGTAATTACCGCCCTCAAACGCGGAATTGTCACGTTGCACTGA
- a CDS encoding HAD-IIB family hydrolase, which translates to MISHSSGLYILLVSVHGLIRGENLELGRDADTGGQTKYVVELACTLAKHPQVERVDLVTRLIDDPKISSDYAKPVEILSDKAQIIRLACGPRRYLRKEVLWPHLDTFADELLRHIRKVGRIPNVIHTHYADAGYVGCRVAGWLGTPLVHTGHSLGRVKQQRLLEQGTKLEAIEDHFHISTRIEAEEITLGGAALVIASTSQEIEEQYSIYDRYQPERMVVIPPGVTLEKFYPAPADWPKPPIYKQLQRFLKEPEKPMITAISRPAIRKNVGRLIKAFGEDPKLRELANLVIVLGQREDISTMESGPRQVFSEIFQLIDRYDLYGHVAYPKHHVSDDVPDLYRLTAKTGGVFINPALTEPFGLTLIEATACGVPIIATCDGGPRDIIGACQNGLLIDPLNIQDIQKALHQALTNTAQWQDWSSNGLVNVRQSFSWESHVQQYLEKVRLFPQQKVQSLLSPVREFPTSDRPQWKIPDTNHLPTADRFLVTEIDNTLLGDQEALHKLIHRIRAEGHTTGVGIATGRNLRSTLNMLEEWEFPMPDLLITSAGSEIYYGPKIVTDTSWEKHISYNWQPAAIREAMKDIPGLELQPPDTQGKFKISYFVDADKAPHFREIIRHLRQQQLPVKGIFSHNMYLDLLPFRASKGDALRYVALKWGLPVKQFLVAGASGNDESMLTGNTLAVVVGNYSKEIHKLRGYPQIYFAQGRYAWGILEALDHYDFFGNLSVIQPEPEMVAV; encoded by the coding sequence ATGATATCACATAGTTCAGGGTTGTATATTCTACTAGTCAGTGTTCACGGCTTGATTAGGGGAGAAAATCTCGAATTAGGCAGAGATGCTGACACCGGTGGACAAACAAAGTATGTAGTTGAACTTGCCTGTACCTTAGCCAAACATCCCCAAGTAGAAAGAGTTGACTTGGTAACACGTTTAATCGATGACCCTAAAATCAGTTCCGACTACGCCAAGCCTGTAGAAATTCTCTCAGACAAAGCCCAAATTATTCGCCTCGCTTGTGGGCCACGTCGCTACCTCCGCAAAGAAGTTCTCTGGCCGCATTTAGATACATTTGCCGATGAATTACTCAGACATATCCGCAAAGTTGGCAGGATTCCCAACGTCATTCACACTCACTACGCCGATGCAGGATATGTTGGTTGTCGAGTGGCTGGTTGGTTGGGAACGCCACTAGTACACACAGGTCATTCCCTGGGACGAGTCAAACAGCAACGATTACTCGAACAAGGAACCAAACTCGAAGCCATTGAAGACCACTTTCATATTAGTACCCGCATTGAAGCCGAAGAAATTACCCTTGGTGGTGCAGCCTTAGTGATTGCAAGTACAAGTCAAGAAATTGAGGAACAGTACAGTATTTACGACCGCTATCAACCAGAAAGAATGGTGGTCATCCCGCCAGGAGTAACCTTAGAGAAATTTTATCCCGCCCCCGCAGATTGGCCAAAACCCCCCATTTACAAGCAATTACAGCGATTCCTCAAAGAACCAGAAAAGCCGATGATTACGGCCATTTCTCGGCCAGCAATTCGCAAAAACGTTGGTCGGCTAATCAAAGCCTTTGGGGAAGATCCCAAACTACGTGAGTTGGCTAATCTCGTCATTGTTCTAGGACAGCGAGAAGACATTTCAACTATGGAATCTGGGCCACGTCAGGTATTTTCCGAAATCTTTCAATTAATCGATCGCTATGATCTGTATGGCCATGTAGCCTATCCCAAACACCATGTTTCTGATGATGTCCCAGATTTATATCGCTTGACCGCAAAAACTGGTGGAGTATTTATTAATCCTGCACTCACAGAACCATTTGGATTGACTTTAATTGAAGCTACAGCTTGCGGTGTGCCAATTATTGCCACCTGTGACGGTGGGCCGAGGGATATTATTGGCGCTTGTCAAAATGGTTTATTGATTGATCCGCTAAATATCCAAGACATTCAAAAAGCCTTGCATCAAGCTTTAACAAATACCGCCCAATGGCAAGACTGGTCTAGCAATGGCTTGGTGAATGTGCGTCAATCTTTCTCTTGGGAAAGTCATGTACAACAATATTTAGAGAAAGTCCGACTATTTCCCCAACAGAAAGTGCAGTCTTTACTGTCGCCGGTGCGAGAATTTCCCACAAGCGATCGCCCACAATGGAAAATCCCCGATACAAACCATCTCCCAACCGCCGATCGCTTTCTCGTTACCGAAATTGACAATACCTTATTAGGCGATCAAGAAGCCCTGCACAAATTAATTCACCGCATTCGTGCTGAAGGACATACCACTGGTGTCGGCATTGCTACTGGACGTAACCTCCGCAGTACCTTAAATATGTTGGAAGAATGGGAATTTCCCATGCCAGATTTGCTGATTACTTCCGCAGGTAGTGAAATTTACTATGGCCCCAAAATCGTGACAGATACCAGTTGGGAGAAACACATCAGCTACAATTGGCAACCTGCGGCAATTCGAGAAGCCATGAAAGATATCCCTGGACTGGAATTACAGCCACCAGATACCCAAGGTAAGTTTAAAATTAGCTACTTTGTTGATGCTGATAAAGCGCCACATTTCCGCGAAATTATCCGCCATCTACGCCAGCAACAACTCCCCGTCAAAGGCATTTTTAGTCACAATATGTATCTTGACTTATTGCCATTCCGCGCTTCTAAGGGAGATGCACTGCGCTATGTTGCTTTGAAATGGGGATTACCAGTGAAACAGTTCTTAGTCGCAGGTGCATCTGGTAATGATGAATCGATGCTAACTGGCAATACTTTGGCAGTCGTCGTCGGGAACTACAGCAAAGAAATTCACAAGTTACGCGGCTATCCTCAAATTTACTTTGCTCAAGGCCGCTATGCTTGGGGAATTTTAGAAGCCTTAGATCACTACGACTTTTTTGGTAATTTGTCTGTAATCCAGCCAGAACCAGAAATGGTAGCAGTGTAA
- a CDS encoding antibiotic biosynthesis monooxygenase — MKVPCQYPSPGVIAIARRVKPGLEEAFEEATKGVILAASTFPGYMGSDVLFPLTKKGEWQLILRFDTAKHLQEWEESVICQGWIARAEALTVDGAKVMRVNSLEAWFALPEIPNASPPPKWKTAIVSAVGLYPVISILPNFLRPITSGLPVWIASLVNISIMMPLMTWVIMPQVTRLFKGWLYPSKSKK, encoded by the coding sequence ATGAAAGTACCATGTCAATATCCATCGCCTGGTGTAATTGCGATCGCTCGGCGTGTCAAACCAGGATTAGAAGAAGCTTTTGAGGAAGCAACCAAAGGTGTGATTCTCGCAGCCAGCACCTTTCCCGGCTATATGGGGAGTGATGTGTTATTTCCCCTCACGAAAAAAGGCGAGTGGCAGTTAATTTTGCGGTTTGACACCGCTAAACATTTACAAGAGTGGGAAGAATCGGTAATTTGTCAAGGTTGGATTGCTCGCGCCGAAGCTCTCACAGTAGATGGAGCCAAGGTGATGCGCGTCAATAGCTTAGAAGCTTGGTTTGCTCTCCCAGAAATCCCCAACGCCTCACCGCCCCCTAAATGGAAAACTGCGATCGTCAGCGCAGTCGGTCTTTATCCTGTGATTTCGATTCTGCCGAATTTTCTCCGACCAATTACTAGTGGGCTACCGGTTTGGATAGCTAGTCTAGTGAACATTAGCATCATGATGCCCTTGATGACTTGGGTGATTATGCCCCAGGTAACTCGTTTATTTAAAGGTTGGCTTTATCCATCTAAGAGTAAGAAGTAG